A DNA window from Turicibacter sp. TJ11 contains the following coding sequences:
- a CDS encoding NupC/NupG family nucleoside CNT transporter translates to MNIIFSLVAIVSLLALAFILSTDKKKIQLQTVIMGLLLQAILIFFVIKVPIGQFLLEKLALSVNQLIQMGMEGVDFVFGGISDGYVFAINVLSLIVFTSALISVLYFLKIIPFLVKYVGKFIARLMKTTEVETFCAVANSFLGGTEAPLVIKPYLPKLTKSELFAVMVGGFGSASASILGGYSMMGIDMKYLLIAVFTVPFSTLMVSKVMLPETETSKTVNAEIVGSESKTLFEAISEGTSNGLGLALNVGASLIAFVGLIAIVNAFLGLFGVNLSTLFGYIFLPVAYLFHIPSSEAFTFASLIGTKLSINEFVAYEEMVNVMNMLSPRTIAILSVVLCNFANFSVIGIQVGAFASLAPERKGEVATLGIKALICGTISTLITGAILGIFL, encoded by the coding sequence ATGAATATCATCTTTAGTTTAGTTGCGATTGTTAGTTTATTGGCCTTAGCGTTTATTTTATCAACAGATAAAAAGAAAATTCAGTTACAAACAGTTATTATGGGGCTTTTACTGCAAGCTATTTTAATTTTCTTTGTGATTAAAGTACCTATTGGTCAGTTTTTATTAGAGAAATTAGCACTTAGTGTGAATCAACTCATTCAAATGGGAATGGAAGGTGTCGATTTCGTTTTTGGAGGAATCTCAGATGGCTACGTTTTTGCGATTAATGTATTATCACTCATCGTTTTCACCTCAGCATTAATTTCTGTTTTATACTTTTTAAAAATTATCCCATTTTTAGTTAAATATGTTGGGAAATTTATTGCTCGTTTAATGAAGACAACTGAAGTAGAAACATTTTGTGCCGTTGCTAATAGCTTCTTAGGTGGAACAGAGGCACCACTAGTTATTAAGCCGTATTTACCAAAACTAACAAAATCAGAACTTTTTGCTGTGATGGTTGGTGGTTTTGGTTCAGCATCAGCTAGTATTTTAGGTGGATACAGTATGATGGGAATTGATATGAAATATTTATTAATTGCCGTATTTACTGTTCCATTTAGTACGTTAATGGTTTCAAAGGTGATGCTACCTGAAACAGAAACCTCAAAAACAGTGAATGCTGAAATTGTTGGATCAGAGTCTAAAACATTATTTGAAGCTATTTCAGAAGGAACAAGTAATGGACTAGGATTAGCGCTTAATGTTGGAGCGAGTTTAATTGCCTTTGTCGGGCTAATTGCGATTGTCAATGCCTTTTTAGGGTTATTCGGTGTGAACTTATCCACATTATTCGGTTATATCTTTTTACCTGTTGCTTATTTATTTCATATTCCATCAAGTGAGGCCTTTACGTTTGCTTCATTAATTGGAACAAAGCTAAGTATTAATGAATTTGTTGCTTATGAAGAGATGGTTAATGTCATGAATATGTTATCACCTCGAACGATTGCCATTTTATCAGTTGTTTTATGTAATTTTGCAAACTTCTCGGTGATTGGAATTCAAGTAGGTGCGTTCGCATCGTTAGCTCCAGAACGTAAAGGTGAGGTTGCTACTTTAGGAATTAAAGCTTTGATTTGTGGAACTATTTCTACGTTAATCACAGGAGCTATTTTGGGAATCTTTTTATAA
- a CDS encoding cation:proton antiporter, whose translation MTLVIMIMSLVIIGRLAYYCGRLVEYVKLPSLIGMMLFGMLIGPAFFNLVPEDTLTLAPTLKDIALVAVLFIGGLGISLSQMKQIGRPAILLSIIPATLEGFTVALMAMLLLNFSFIQGAILGFIIAAVSPAVLIPSMIDLIHRRVGQDKAIPQMLLVGASADDTIAITLFTTFLSIYLQKTTDQTFSISTQLLLIPLTIIISIIVGIITYKLSKPIIERTKSSIGKVMISFGLCLMMRLIETHFGLELFNSLLTVMIYGFFIRNYIIDSSQMILDQMNTIWKIGKLYLFAFVGMAINPTLVGEFFWIGLGILSISLTIRSLGVLVSLIGTDLSLKERVFCMIAYLPKATVQSAKAAIPLQMGVVGGEIMQAIAILSVLITAPIGAIGIKLTSDHLLHTEDKKRINDH comes from the coding sequence ATGACATTAGTTATTATGATCATGAGTTTAGTGATCATAGGAAGACTTGCTTACTACTGTGGAAGATTAGTTGAATATGTGAAGTTACCTTCATTAATAGGAATGATGCTTTTTGGAATGCTGATAGGTCCGGCATTTTTTAATCTTGTTCCTGAAGACACCCTAACACTTGCGCCCACTTTAAAAGATATCGCCCTAGTAGCGGTATTATTTATTGGAGGTCTTGGCATCAGCTTATCTCAAATGAAACAAATTGGTCGACCTGCTATTTTACTAAGTATCATTCCCGCTACACTAGAAGGATTTACGGTTGCTTTAATGGCCATGTTACTTCTAAATTTTAGTTTTATTCAAGGGGCTATTTTAGGCTTTATTATCGCAGCAGTTAGCCCTGCTGTCTTAATTCCTTCTATGATTGACTTAATTCATCGACGCGTTGGACAAGATAAGGCTATTCCACAAATGTTATTAGTTGGTGCTAGTGCAGATGATACGATTGCTATTACGTTATTCACCACGTTTTTAAGTATTTATCTTCAAAAAACAACTGATCAAACATTTTCAATTTCTACACAATTACTTCTAATTCCACTAACTATCATCATCAGTATTATCGTTGGGATTATCACTTACAAACTCTCAAAACCTATCATTGAACGTACTAAGTCGTCAATTGGGAAAGTGATGATCTCTTTTGGATTATGTTTGATGATGCGTCTAATTGAAACCCACTTTGGTCTTGAACTATTTAACTCATTATTAACTGTAATGATTTATGGTTTTTTTATTCGTAATTATATTATAGATAGCTCTCAAATGATTTTAGATCAGATGAATACCATTTGGAAAATAGGAAAATTATATCTATTTGCTTTCGTCGGGATGGCTATCAATCCAACACTTGTAGGAGAATTCTTTTGGATTGGATTGGGCATTTTATCAATTTCATTAACTATTCGCTCACTTGGGGTGCTTGTCTCATTAATTGGAACTGATTTATCATTAAAAGAAAGAGTCTTTTGTATGATTGCTTATTTACCTAAAGCAACGGTACAGTCGGCTAAAGCAGCGATTCCATTACAAATGGGAGTTGTAGGAGGCGAGATTATGCAAGCCATCGCTATTTTAAGCGTCTTAATTACAGCTCCAATCGGTGCTATTGGAATTAAATTAACAAGTGATCATTTACTTCACACAGAAGATAAAAAAAGGATTAACGACCATTAA